The following proteins are co-located in the Hydrogenophaga sp. RAC07 genome:
- a CDS encoding FKBP-type peptidyl-prolyl cis-trans isomerase, translating to MPQVQEGSFLTLHYRMSGPQGQVIIDTFAGKPATLSLGMGELSPAIEQRLMGLEEGAHTVIELAAGEAFGERQPEMVQWVARKLLSELGDPHERYVAGDVVQFPTPDGLGTYAGAALQVREDGAVLFDFNHPLAGQPVRFEVQLIGVL from the coding sequence ATGCCCCAAGTCCAAGAAGGCTCCTTCCTCACCCTGCACTACCGCATGTCCGGTCCGCAGGGGCAGGTGATCATCGACACATTTGCCGGCAAGCCCGCCACGCTGAGCCTGGGCATGGGTGAACTCTCGCCCGCGATCGAGCAGCGCCTGATGGGCCTGGAAGAGGGTGCGCACACCGTCATCGAGCTGGCTGCGGGCGAGGCCTTTGGCGAGCGCCAGCCCGAGATGGTGCAGTGGGTGGCGCGCAAGCTGCTCAGCGAGCTCGGCGATCCGCATGAACGGTATGTGGCAGGCGACGTGGTGCAGTTCCCCACGCCCGACGGCCTCGGCACCTACGCGGGTGCGGCGTTGCAGGTGCGTGAAGACGGCGCCGTGCTGTTCGATTTCAACCACCCGCTCGCCGGCCAGCCGGTGCGGTTTGAAGTGCAACTGATCGGGGTGCTGTGA
- the ispH gene encoding 4-hydroxy-3-methylbut-2-enyl diphosphate reductase: MPMSQEIVLAEPRGFCAGVDRAIEIVERALAKFGRPIYVRHEIVHNTYVVNDLKAKGAVFIEELSDVPAGATLVFSAHGVSKAIQDEAKQRGFNIFDATCPLVTKVHVEVAKLHREGFEFIMIGHKGHPEVEGTMGQLESGIHLVEDVADVAHVSPAQTSKLAVVTQTTLSVDDAAEILQAVKVRFPQVREPKQQDICYATQNRQDAVKLLSPQVDIVIVVGSPTSSNSNRLREVAVKLGTVSYMVDSADELKAEWFEGKRRVGLTAGASAPEILVRQVIERIKALGAISVRTMDGLTETIKFPLPKGLKMDGEDAAPLQHLR, from the coding sequence ATGCCGATGTCCCAAGAAATTGTCCTGGCCGAACCCAGAGGGTTCTGCGCCGGCGTTGACCGCGCCATCGAAATCGTCGAGCGTGCGCTTGCCAAGTTCGGCCGGCCCATCTATGTGCGCCACGAGATCGTGCACAACACCTACGTGGTGAACGACCTCAAGGCCAAGGGCGCGGTATTCATCGAGGAACTCTCCGATGTGCCGGCGGGTGCGACGCTGGTGTTTTCGGCCCACGGTGTGAGCAAGGCCATTCAGGACGAAGCGAAGCAGCGGGGCTTCAACATCTTCGATGCCACCTGCCCGCTGGTGACCAAGGTGCACGTGGAAGTGGCCAAGCTGCACCGCGAGGGCTTCGAGTTCATCATGATCGGCCACAAGGGCCACCCCGAGGTCGAAGGCACCATGGGCCAGCTGGAGAGCGGGATCCACCTGGTGGAAGACGTGGCCGACGTGGCGCATGTGTCGCCTGCGCAGACGTCCAAGCTCGCGGTGGTGACGCAGACCACGCTCTCGGTGGACGACGCGGCCGAGATCCTTCAAGCCGTGAAGGTGCGTTTTCCGCAGGTGCGTGAACCCAAGCAGCAGGACATTTGTTACGCCACGCAGAACCGGCAGGATGCCGTGAAGCTGCTGAGCCCGCAGGTGGACATCGTGATCGTGGTGGGCAGCCCCACCAGTTCCAACAGCAACCGCCTGCGCGAGGTCGCCGTCAAGCTCGGCACGGTGAGTTACATGGTGGACAGCGCCGACGAACTCAAGGCCGAGTGGTTTGAGGGCAAGCGCCGCGTGGGTCTGACGGCAGGTGCTTCCGCGCCCGAGATCCTGGTGCGCCAGGTGATCGAGCGCATCAAGGCACTGGGCGCCATCTCTGTGCGCACCATGGACGGCCTGACCGAGACCATCAAGTTCCCGCTGCCCAAGGGTCTGAAGATGGACGGCGAAGACGCCGCACCCTTGCAGCACCTGCGCTGA
- the serS gene encoding serine--tRNA ligase, giving the protein MLDIVQLRKDLPGVVARLETRKSPQPFLDVAAYQTLETERKSLQTRTEELQSQRNSLSKRIGMLKGKGQHAEADAVMAQVGALKAELDASAARLDVIQAELHTLLQAVPNLPHESVPVGSDEHGNVELRRWGTPRVFDFAVRDHVDVGEPLGLDFATGTKLAGSRFTFMRGPIARLHRALAQFMLDVQTQEHGYTECYTPYIVNADTLRGTGQLPKFEGDLFAVKKGGQESEAVPDTQALYLIPTSEVTLTNVVRDTVVAEAELPIKLTAHTPCFRSEAGSAGRDTRGMIRQHQFDKVEMVQIVHPDKSYEALDAMTGHAEAVLQKLGLPYRVLALCTGDMGFGATRTHDLEVWVPAQETYREISSVSNCEAFQARRLQARFKNAQGKNELVHTLNGSGLAVGRALVAVLENFQNADGSVTVPEVLRPYMGGLERLTPA; this is encoded by the coding sequence ATGCTAGACATCGTTCAACTGAGAAAAGACCTCCCCGGGGTCGTCGCGCGGCTGGAAACGCGCAAGAGCCCACAACCGTTTCTGGACGTGGCCGCCTACCAGACCCTGGAAACCGAGCGCAAGTCGCTGCAGACCCGCACCGAAGAGCTGCAAAGCCAGCGCAACAGCCTGTCCAAGCGGATCGGCATGCTCAAGGGCAAGGGCCAACACGCCGAGGCCGACGCCGTGATGGCGCAGGTGGGCGCGCTCAAGGCCGAGCTCGACGCTTCCGCCGCCCGGCTGGACGTCATCCAGGCCGAGCTGCACACCCTGCTGCAAGCCGTGCCGAACCTGCCGCACGAGAGTGTGCCGGTGGGCAGCGACGAACACGGCAACGTCGAGCTGCGCCGCTGGGGCACCCCGCGCGTGTTCGACTTCGCCGTGCGCGATCACGTGGACGTGGGCGAACCGCTCGGGCTGGATTTCGCCACCGGCACCAAACTCGCCGGCTCGCGCTTCACCTTCATGCGCGGCCCCATCGCGCGCCTGCACCGGGCGCTTGCGCAGTTCATGCTCGACGTGCAAACCCAGGAGCACGGCTACACCGAGTGCTACACGCCCTACATCGTCAACGCCGACACCTTGCGCGGCACCGGCCAGTTGCCCAAATTCGAAGGTGACCTGTTTGCGGTGAAGAAGGGTGGCCAGGAAAGCGAGGCCGTGCCCGACACGCAAGCGCTCTACCTCATCCCCACCAGCGAGGTGACGCTGACCAACGTGGTGCGCGACACCGTGGTGGCCGAGGCCGAGCTGCCGATCAAGCTCACCGCGCACACGCCGTGTTTCCGGTCTGAGGCCGGCAGCGCCGGGCGCGACACGCGCGGCATGATCCGCCAGCATCAGTTCGACAAGGTCGAGATGGTGCAGATCGTGCATCCCGACAAAAGCTACGAAGCCCTGGACGCCATGACTGGCCACGCCGAAGCCGTCCTGCAGAAGCTCGGCCTGCCCTACCGTGTGCTGGCGCTGTGCACCGGCGACATGGGCTTTGGCGCCACGCGCACACACGATCTGGAGGTGTGGGTGCCTGCGCAGGAAACCTACCGCGAGATCAGCTCGGTCTCCAACTGCGAAGCCTTCCAGGCGCGCCGCCTGCAGGCGCGTTTCAAGAACGCGCAAGGCAAGAACGAGCTCGTGCACACGCTCAACGGCTCGGGCCTGGCCGTGGGCCGTGCGCTGGTGGCGGTGCTGGAGAACTTCCAGAACGCCGACGGCAGCGTGACCGTGCCCGAGGTGCTGCGTCCCTACATGGGCGGCCTGGAGCGTCTGACGCCGGCTTGA
- a CDS encoding Crp/Fnr family transcriptional regulator → MTEPEHPRQNHLLSCLPDAEWQRWLPQLELVDLPLGKVLYESGAPLTYVYFPISAIVSLLYVLENGSSAEIAVVGFEGVVGISIFMGGGTTPNRSVVQSAGKGYRLRAAVIKDEFEHSSAVLHLMLRYTQALITQMSQTAVCNRYHSLDQQLCRWLLLSLDRLPGNELVMTQELIANMLGVRREGVTEAALKLQAAGLIRYARGHISVLDRQKLERRTCECYQVVKSEYDRLLPDITAI, encoded by the coding sequence TTGACCGAACCCGAACACCCCCGCCAGAACCACCTGTTGTCCTGCTTGCCCGATGCCGAGTGGCAACGTTGGTTGCCCCAGCTTGAGTTGGTGGATCTGCCTCTGGGCAAGGTGTTGTACGAGTCGGGGGCACCACTGACGTATGTGTATTTCCCCATCAGTGCCATCGTCTCGCTGCTCTATGTGCTGGAAAACGGCTCGTCGGCCGAGATTGCGGTGGTCGGCTTCGAGGGCGTGGTGGGCATCTCCATCTTCATGGGAGGCGGCACCACACCCAACCGCTCGGTGGTGCAGAGCGCGGGCAAGGGCTACCGGCTTCGCGCTGCCGTCATCAAGGACGAGTTCGAGCATTCCAGCGCGGTCCTGCACCTCATGCTGCGTTACACGCAGGCCCTGATCACCCAGATGAGCCAGACCGCGGTGTGCAACCGCTACCACTCGCTGGACCAGCAGCTGTGTCGCTGGCTGCTGCTCAGCCTGGACCGCCTGCCGGGCAATGAGCTGGTGATGACGCAGGAGCTGATCGCCAACATGCTGGGTGTTCGCCGCGAGGGCGTCACCGAAGCCGCGCTCAAGCTCCAGGCGGCCGGCCTCATCCGCTATGCGCGTGGCCACATCTCGGTCCTGGACCGTCAGAAGCTCGAGCGAAGGACCTGCGAGTGTTATCAGGTGGTGAAGAGCGAATACGACCGATTGCTGCCCGACATCACGGCGATCTGA
- a CDS encoding DUF4142 domain-containing protein, giving the protein MQISLAAVLLNSGMAMGSPLVDGDRRFLDRVAEQGHAEQMASGAALNKATDQRVRAFARRLMDDQVNRSAELQTLSASKDHRTPGEASLAHKGQGIPIVKLSEEHFDLRYMHQIGVVGHEASVRLFEEASRSAHDPEVKAFAARHLPTLRQRLQTARRLKAAVDLKIGARPKP; this is encoded by the coding sequence GTGCAAATCAGCTTGGCAGCGGTGCTGCTGAACAGCGGCATGGCCATGGGAAGCCCACTGGTCGATGGTGATCGCAGGTTCCTGGACCGGGTCGCCGAACAGGGCCACGCAGAACAGATGGCCAGCGGCGCGGCGCTCAACAAGGCGACCGACCAACGGGTGCGCGCCTTCGCACGCCGGCTGATGGATGACCAGGTCAACCGCTCTGCCGAGCTGCAAACGCTGTCTGCGTCGAAGGACCACAGGACACCGGGCGAAGCGTCCCTGGCGCACAAAGGCCAGGGAATCCCGATCGTCAAGCTGAGCGAAGAACACTTCGATCTGCGCTACATGCATCAGATCGGCGTGGTGGGCCATGAGGCCAGCGTGCGGCTGTTCGAAGAGGCCTCGCGCAGCGCCCATGACCCCGAGGTCAAAGCCTTTGCCGCCAGGCACCTGCCCACGCTTCGGCAGCGACTGCAAACGGCCAGGCGGCTCAAGGCCGCGGTGGATCTGAAGATCGGTGCCCGCCCCAAGCCCTGA
- a CDS encoding esterase-like activity of phytase family protein, translating to MKLHTHALIVLALAGVSVATQAQNAYPATLAGHALLPAQTFIPAPKDAPADLQVSGKFTTGKLVEKPGSVEGLSGGRPTGVSLPFKGQPAQGHSGIKKMPDGTFWILTDNGAGAKANSPDFGLYLNHYKVDFKSGQFTRLKTVFLHDPDKKVPFRVLHEGTRKRYLTGSDFDLESFQFAGGSIWIGEEFGPYLIKADMNGKVQAVFETQVDGKPVRSPDHPAVTTPSAPGGEVKFQVRRSKGYEGMAASKDGSKLYALLEGALHDEATKAAEAVDGKHYLRVLEFDVATQQWTGRHWKYVLEANHHAIGDFNMISATEGLIIERDNGEGTADKACPEATKRADCFHDLAKFKRVYKVEMSEANVGGPLRKIGYIDLMNIADPNKVARKPLDNGVLTLPFFTIENVDLVDARHIVVGNDNNLPFSSSREPNKADDNELVLLEVGDFLSAR from the coding sequence ATGAAGCTCCATACCCATGCACTGATCGTCCTGGCCCTTGCCGGTGTGAGCGTTGCCACCCAGGCCCAGAACGCCTACCCGGCCACGCTTGCGGGTCATGCCCTTCTGCCCGCGCAGACCTTCATCCCTGCGCCCAAGGATGCGCCGGCCGACCTGCAGGTCAGCGGCAAGTTCACCACCGGCAAACTGGTCGAAAAGCCGGGCAGCGTCGAAGGCCTCTCGGGTGGCCGCCCCACGGGTGTTTCGTTGCCCTTCAAAGGCCAGCCTGCCCAGGGCCATTCGGGCATCAAGAAGATGCCCGACGGCACGTTCTGGATCCTCACGGACAACGGCGCGGGCGCCAAAGCCAACTCACCCGACTTCGGGCTCTACCTCAATCACTACAAAGTCGACTTCAAGAGTGGCCAGTTCACGCGTCTGAAGACCGTGTTCCTGCACGACCCGGACAAGAAGGTGCCCTTCCGCGTGCTGCACGAAGGCACCAGGAAGCGTTACCTGACCGGCTCCGACTTCGATCTCGAAAGCTTCCAGTTCGCTGGCGGCTCCATCTGGATCGGCGAAGAGTTCGGACCCTACCTCATCAAGGCCGACATGAACGGCAAGGTGCAGGCCGTGTTCGAGACGCAGGTGGACGGCAAGCCCGTGCGTTCGCCCGACCATCCTGCCGTCACCACGCCGAGCGCACCGGGTGGTGAGGTGAAGTTCCAGGTTCGCCGCTCCAAGGGCTACGAGGGCATGGCTGCGTCGAAAGACGGCAGCAAGCTGTATGCCTTGCTCGAAGGTGCGCTCCACGACGAGGCAACCAAGGCCGCCGAAGCCGTCGACGGCAAGCACTACCTGCGCGTGCTCGAGTTCGACGTGGCAACGCAGCAGTGGACCGGCCGCCACTGGAAGTATGTGCTGGAAGCCAACCACCACGCCATCGGCGACTTCAACATGATCAGCGCGACCGAGGGCCTGATCATCGAGCGTGACAACGGCGAAGGCACGGCCGACAAGGCCTGCCCGGAAGCCACCAAACGCGCCGATTGTTTCCACGACCTTGCCAAATTCAAGCGCGTGTACAAGGTGGAGATGAGCGAAGCCAACGTGGGCGGCCCCTTGCGCAAGATCGGCTACATCGACCTGATGAACATCGCCGACCCGAACAAGGTGGCCCGCAAGCCGCTGGACAACGGCGTGCTGACCTTGCCCTTCTTCACGATCGAGAATGTCGACCTGGTCGATGCGCGGCACATCGTGGTCGGCAACGACAACAACCTGCCGTTCTCCAGCAGCCGCGAGCCCAACAAGGCCGACGACAACGAACTGGTGTTGCTCGAAGTGGGCGACTTCCTGTCAGCGCGCTGA
- the cueR gene encoding Cu(I)-responsive transcriptional regulator: MTPLMNIGEAAAAAGVSAKMIRHYEQIGLLPEAERSEAGYRLYGDREVSVLRFVRQSRHLGFSVAQIAELIGLWSDSQRTSREVKAVAQRHLADLEEKRREIEQMMDGLSVLVTACHGNEQPHCAILDKLSRGTLAQHQPRQKPQLKRSRIQTEIPRVGTSSPIDLMAWMRGVHVHHDAT; this comes from the coding sequence ATGACCCCACTCATGAACATCGGCGAAGCGGCCGCTGCCGCTGGCGTCTCCGCGAAGATGATCCGCCACTATGAACAGATCGGCCTGCTGCCCGAGGCAGAACGCAGCGAGGCGGGCTACCGACTCTATGGCGACCGGGAGGTCTCGGTGCTGCGCTTCGTCCGGCAGTCGCGCCACCTGGGGTTCTCGGTGGCACAGATCGCCGAGCTCATTGGCCTGTGGAGTGATTCACAGCGCACGAGCCGCGAGGTGAAGGCCGTGGCGCAACGTCACCTGGCGGACCTTGAGGAGAAGCGACGAGAAATCGAGCAGATGATGGACGGGCTCTCGGTCTTGGTGACGGCCTGCCACGGCAACGAACAGCCGCACTGCGCGATCCTGGACAAGCTCTCCCGCGGAACCCTTGCCCAGCACCAGCCCCGGCAAAAACCCCAACTCAAAAGATCCCGTATTCAGACCGAGATACCCAGAGTCGGTACTTCCAGCCCCATCGACCTCATGGCCTGGATGCGCGGCGTGCATGTTCACCATGACGCTACGTGA
- a CDS encoding heavy-metal-associated domain-containing protein: MHEFHLPDMTCGHCASKVNVTLKLVDPACEIQVDLPRRLITVKSGEDRDALVEALADAGYPTL; encoded by the coding sequence ATGCACGAATTTCACCTCCCCGACATGACCTGCGGCCATTGCGCCTCCAAGGTAAACGTCACTCTGAAACTGGTTGATCCAGCTTGCGAGATACAGGTCGACCTGCCTCGGCGGCTGATCACCGTGAAAAGCGGTGAAGACCGCGATGCTTTGGTCGAAGCGCTGGCTGATGCCGGCTACCCAACTCTCTGA